Proteins encoded by one window of Salicibibacter halophilus:
- the spoVAD gene encoding stage V sporulation protein AD — translation MYTGKQSWAFPSYPNILSSGVVTGPFEARSPLKDTFDYIFDDRRMGENTFEKAQVALMEEACQQAVQKAGKTMQDVAFIYGGDLINQVTGTSFAIRTLNIPYYGLFGACSTSMEALSLAAQAVELGAPLVLAGTASHYAAIEKQFRYPIEYGAQRPPTAQRTVTAGGAALVGPNGSNIVVTKSTIGKVVDHGLTDPYNMGAAMAPAAVDTILAHFEDFQVDENDYDLIITGDLGNVGRSLALEWFRQKEHPMPEAKFQDCGLLIYDNAPEAMAGASGTGCSAAVIFGKILDDITNGRLKRVLAVATGALLSPVTSQQKESIPGIAHAVTLEAKGGTA, via the coding sequence ATGTACACGGGAAAACAAAGCTGGGCGTTTCCGTCCTATCCCAACATTCTGTCTTCCGGAGTTGTTACTGGTCCGTTTGAAGCGCGAAGCCCGTTGAAAGATACATTTGATTATATTTTTGACGACCGCCGCATGGGGGAAAACACGTTTGAAAAAGCACAAGTGGCGCTCATGGAAGAAGCTTGCCAACAAGCCGTGCAGAAAGCCGGGAAAACGATGCAAGATGTAGCGTTTATTTATGGCGGTGACCTTATTAATCAAGTTACGGGGACAAGCTTTGCAATCCGAACGTTAAACATCCCTTATTATGGCTTGTTCGGTGCTTGTTCAACATCGATGGAAGCATTGTCACTCGCGGCACAAGCCGTGGAATTGGGAGCGCCGCTTGTGCTTGCCGGAACGGCCAGCCATTACGCTGCGATTGAAAAGCAATTCCGTTATCCCATCGAATATGGCGCACAGCGCCCGCCAACTGCGCAACGCACCGTAACCGCGGGAGGAGCGGCATTGGTTGGGCCTAATGGATCGAACATTGTTGTGACAAAATCGACGATCGGGAAAGTCGTCGACCATGGATTAACGGATCCGTATAATATGGGTGCTGCGATGGCTCCTGCAGCCGTTGACACCATTCTTGCTCATTTCGAAGATTTCCAGGTCGATGAGAACGACTATGATTTGATTATTACAGGGGATTTGGGCAATGTAGGACGATCGCTCGCTCTAGAATGGTTCCGACAGAAAGAGCACCCAATGCCGGAAGCGAAATTTCAAGATTGCGGGTTGCTCATTTATGATAATGCTCCGGAGGCGATGGCGGGCGCAAGTGGAACCGGATGCTCCGCAGCCGTCATATTCGGAAAAATTTTGGATGACATTACAAACGGCCGTTTGAAACGTGTGTTGGCAGTAGCAACAGGAGCGCTTCTTTCCCCTGTTACGTCCCAACAAAAGGAATCGATTCCAGGTATTGCCCATGCAGTAACGCTGGAAGCGAAGGGGGGAACCGCATGA
- the spoVAE gene encoding stage V sporulation protein AE — translation MIFFWAFVVGGLICVIGQLLMDGLKLTPAHTLATLVVSGAILDGLGIYERLIDFAGAGATVPITSFGNQLVHGAMTEADNSGLIGVLTGIFQVTSGGISAAIIFSFIAALIFKPKG, via the coding sequence ATGATTTTCTTTTGGGCGTTTGTTGTCGGAGGTTTAATATGTGTGATCGGGCAATTGCTAATGGATGGTTTGAAACTGACCCCCGCCCATACGTTGGCAACGCTTGTTGTAAGTGGAGCAATTTTGGACGGCCTGGGCATCTACGAACGTTTAATCGACTTTGCCGGCGCGGGAGCGACTGTTCCAATTACCAGCTTCGGCAATCAACTTGTGCACGGGGCGATGACGGAAGCGGATAACTCCGGTTTGATCGGTGTTTTAACAGGGATCTTTCAGGTGACGAGCGGAGGGATCTCCGCAGCGATTATTTTCTCTTTTATCGCAGCTTTGATTTTCAAACCAAAAGGATGA
- a CDS encoding D-alanyl-D-alanine carboxypeptidase family protein yields the protein MRLPLIILMLCLFVCLPPLNVEAEEEPFTVSAEAAVLVETETGRVLWEKDAYSEKRIASITKIMTALVAIEEGDLDDSVEISSHAEGTEGSSLYLQTGEKVKLEDLLYGLMLRSGNDSAVAIAEHVGGSVDGFVYLMNEKANELGLENTVFANPHGLDDHENHYSSAYDMAMIMQAAMEREEFRTISGTKMHRAPNENEDWERVWRNKNRLLTERYEYATGGKTGYTDRAKRTLVTSAQKENMDLIAVTLNAPSDWDDHVRMFEYGFDTYQMHRLIDAGDLERGDDERYEGYEVRRSAMYPLTEEEYARVLPEVKWAGDEALPFAGHLQFQLDNRVISEQPVYREEIEKTTEDLSFWERLKDRFRQMME from the coding sequence ATGAGACTTCCGCTAATCATCTTAATGTTGTGCCTTTTCGTCTGTCTTCCACCTCTCAACGTCGAAGCCGAAGAAGAACCATTTACTGTTTCGGCAGAAGCAGCTGTTTTAGTCGAAACCGAGACCGGGCGCGTGTTATGGGAGAAGGATGCGTATAGCGAGAAGCGCATCGCCAGCATAACGAAAATTATGACAGCGCTCGTCGCCATTGAGGAAGGGGACTTGGATGATTCCGTAGAAATATCCAGTCATGCCGAGGGTACGGAAGGCTCTTCCCTCTACCTCCAGACTGGCGAAAAAGTCAAATTGGAAGATTTATTATACGGGCTCATGCTTCGGTCCGGCAATGACAGCGCGGTCGCTATTGCTGAACACGTGGGCGGAAGTGTCGACGGTTTTGTTTACTTGATGAATGAAAAAGCAAATGAATTAGGCCTGGAAAATACCGTATTTGCCAATCCACACGGACTGGACGACCATGAAAACCATTACTCCAGCGCTTATGACATGGCGATGATCATGCAAGCCGCAATGGAACGGGAGGAATTTCGCACGATTTCCGGAACGAAAATGCATCGTGCACCAAATGAAAATGAAGATTGGGAGCGGGTATGGAGAAATAAAAATCGTTTGCTTACCGAGCGGTATGAATACGCAACCGGAGGCAAAACCGGTTATACGGATCGTGCCAAGCGCACGCTTGTGACCTCTGCACAAAAAGAGAATATGGATTTAATCGCCGTCACGTTGAACGCCCCCTCAGATTGGGACGATCATGTCCGCATGTTTGAATATGGGTTTGACACTTATCAGATGCATCGATTGATTGACGCGGGCGACCTCGAGAGAGGCGATGATGAAAGATACGAAGGTTATGAAGTGCGAAGATCTGCCATGTATCCGCTAACCGAAGAAGAATACGCTCGTGTCTTGCCCGAAGTCAAATGGGCTGGTGATGAAGCGTTGCCTTTCGCCGGGCATCTTCAGTTTCAATTGGATAACAGGGTCATTTCTGAACAGCCGGTTTACCGCGAAGAAATCGAAAAAACAACGGAGGATCTTTCCTTTTGGGAGCGTTTGAAAGACCGTTTCCGACAGATGATGGAGTGA
- a CDS encoding nucleoside recognition domain-containing protein, giving the protein MINWIWMSMLITGLIFAMFTGRMEEVNEAIFEGAEEAVVLCFGLISILVFWLGMMRIAQEGGLLTLLSKVMSPLVRRLFPEVPKDHPAMGYILSNMTANMFGLGNAATPMGIKAMEQLKELNGGKDEASRSMITFLAINTASLTLIPTTVIAIRMTYDSESPGEIIGTTIAATAVAVISAIIIDRFFHWRRVQRARAK; this is encoded by the coding sequence ATGATTAATTGGATCTGGATGTCAATGCTCATCACAGGCCTTATTTTTGCAATGTTTACCGGCAGGATGGAGGAAGTAAATGAGGCGATTTTTGAAGGCGCTGAAGAAGCGGTCGTTCTCTGCTTCGGACTCATAAGCATTCTCGTTTTTTGGCTGGGGATGATGAGAATTGCACAAGAAGGAGGGCTCCTTACACTGCTTTCCAAAGTGATGTCTCCCCTCGTCCGGCGGCTGTTCCCGGAAGTGCCCAAAGATCACCCCGCAATGGGGTATATTCTTTCCAACATGACCGCGAATATGTTTGGGCTTGGAAATGCCGCAACACCAATGGGGATAAAAGCAATGGAACAATTAAAAGAATTAAACGGGGGAAAAGATGAAGCCAGTCGCTCCATGATTACGTTTCTCGCGATTAATACTGCCAGTTTGACGTTAATTCCGACAACCGTTATCGCGATTCGAATGACATATGACTCTGAAAGCCCGGGTGAAATCATCGGAACGACGATAGCGGCAACGGCAGTGGCTGTCATTAGCGCGATCATCATCGACCGCTTTTTTCACTGGCGTCGAGTGCAACGAGCGAGGGCAAAATAA
- a CDS encoding spore maturation protein: protein MAVFTTISMYIIPLLLFVILASAIIKQVPAYETFIEGAKDGFQMAISIIPYLVAMLVAISVFRASGALDFLLEGIRPVLALIGVPTEIVPLAVMRPLSGTGALGVMSDLLDVHGPDSFIGRLASTMQGSTDTTLYVLTVYFGAVGIRKIGDSLKVGLLADICGIAAAIFFVTLVFGSM from the coding sequence ATGGCTGTATTTACAACAATCTCCATGTACATCATCCCCCTGTTGTTGTTTGTCATTCTTGCAAGTGCCATTATCAAACAGGTGCCGGCATACGAAACGTTTATTGAAGGGGCGAAAGATGGATTCCAAATGGCGATTTCCATTATCCCTTATCTCGTTGCCATGTTGGTCGCCATTTCCGTTTTTCGTGCTTCCGGAGCATTGGATTTTTTACTCGAAGGCATTCGCCCGGTCCTCGCGTTGATCGGTGTGCCGACAGAAATAGTTCCGCTAGCGGTTATGCGCCCACTATCAGGTACAGGTGCGCTCGGTGTGATGAGTGATTTGCTAGATGTGCACGGACCGGATTCGTTCATTGGCCGATTAGCATCCACGATGCAAGGAAGCACGGACACAACGCTTTATGTACTTACGGTCTATTTCGGAGCCGTAGGAATTAGAAAAATCGGCGATTCTCTCAAGGTGGGGCTACTCGCGGATATTTGCGGGATTGCAGCGGCTATATTTTTCGTCACACTCGTCTTCGGCTCCATGTGA
- a CDS encoding pseudouridine synthase gives MERLQKVIAHAGVTSRRKAEDYIVAGRVAVNGKVVKELGTKVPEKATIEVDGIPIEREAPVFFLLYKPKKVISAVEDDKDRPVVTDYIDETEARIYPIGRLDYDTTGLLLLTNDGDFANSMMHPRSNINKTYIAKVKGKPSKDTLQRLSRGIKLDDGKTGPAKVSFKSGNKKNDTSIIELVISEGRNHQIKRMLEAVGHPVLKLKRERYAFLTLDGLDPGDFRSLKPVEVAKLREMAVT, from the coding sequence ATGGAACGACTACAGAAAGTGATTGCGCACGCCGGCGTAACGTCTCGCCGAAAAGCAGAAGATTATATCGTCGCCGGGCGCGTTGCTGTGAACGGGAAAGTCGTAAAGGAATTGGGAACCAAAGTACCCGAAAAAGCAACGATTGAAGTGGACGGCATTCCGATTGAACGGGAAGCGCCTGTTTTTTTCTTGTTATATAAACCAAAAAAGGTGATTTCGGCTGTAGAGGATGATAAAGATCGACCCGTAGTCACTGATTATATTGATGAAACTGAAGCGCGAATCTATCCAATCGGACGACTGGATTATGATACAACCGGCTTGTTATTGTTAACAAACGATGGGGATTTTGCAAATTCAATGATGCACCCCCGGAGCAATATCAATAAAACGTACATTGCAAAAGTAAAGGGCAAGCCATCAAAAGATACATTGCAGAGACTTTCCCGCGGCATTAAACTGGATGACGGCAAAACAGGTCCTGCGAAAGTCTCTTTTAAGTCCGGAAATAAAAAGAACGATACTTCCATCATCGAACTTGTCATCTCCGAAGGGAGAAACCATCAAATCAAACGGATGTTGGAGGCCGTCGGCCACCCCGTTCTAAAATTGAAGCGAGAGAGGTATGCCTTTTTGACCCTTGACGGTTTAGATCCCGGAGATTTTCGTTCGTTAAAGCCGGTGGAAGTTGCGAAGTTACGGGAAATGGCTGTCACATAA
- the resB gene encoding cytochrome c biogenesis protein ResB encodes MQDIKCSCGHINPYGTEVCGSCGKPLADADSDRLLNMRYEGAARRSQTYNKTIIDKIWNFFSSVKVGIAIIVITLIASSIGTLFPQEMFIPPGEDPAQFYAEEHGALGQLYYSLGLHNLYGSWWYMLLIAALGTSIIVASIDRFFPLYKALKTQRVTRHKGFMKRQRIFGTSGVDNVDETMEQAQKILKDKRYNIRTENGNLLAEKNRWARWGPYVNHIGLIIFLIGASLRFLPGMYIDENMWVREGQTEVIPGTSGEYYVENQGFTVEYHETEGEEEAAPLEDTFRTDAVLHQPDEDAPVGVDQELEEVDQHAIEVNDAFHFDDYSLYQVDYKLDELKEMSFDVEDTETDETVGSFTVDLNNPDDGYELENNENVRIHSYFPNFDISEDGVPTTENDVPDNPGFIFEMTNPDTGDLEHTFVGIQANYNVSPNQEENRYAFTFGGFDTNHVTGLTVRKDETLPFLIAGGAIFMIGLVQGSYWPHRRIWLQRQKDGEIWLAGHTNKNWESLKKDIHAVTEETEVTTPKDQTDEEDEQLAHEKKEDNIQS; translated from the coding sequence TTGCAAGATATAAAGTGTAGTTGTGGACACATAAACCCTTATGGCACAGAGGTGTGCGGATCATGCGGAAAGCCGCTTGCAGATGCAGACTCCGACCGTTTGCTTAATATGCGTTACGAAGGGGCCGCTCGGCGTTCGCAAACGTATAATAAGACGATCATCGACAAAATATGGAACTTTTTTTCATCGGTAAAAGTCGGGATTGCGATTATCGTTATTACCTTGATTGCGTCATCGATCGGGACCCTTTTTCCCCAGGAAATGTTTATCCCGCCAGGTGAAGATCCAGCGCAATTTTATGCAGAGGAACACGGGGCGCTCGGGCAATTGTATTACAGCTTGGGGTTGCATAACCTTTATGGCTCCTGGTGGTATATGCTGCTGATTGCCGCGCTCGGGACCTCGATTATTGTCGCGAGCATCGACCGCTTTTTTCCGCTGTATAAAGCATTAAAAACCCAGCGGGTAACCCGGCATAAAGGCTTCATGAAACGTCAACGAATATTTGGGACAAGCGGCGTCGACAATGTAGATGAAACAATGGAGCAAGCCCAAAAAATATTAAAAGACAAACGGTATAACATTCGCACCGAAAACGGGAACCTTCTCGCGGAAAAAAATCGCTGGGCGCGTTGGGGGCCTTACGTGAATCATATCGGGCTGATTATCTTCTTGATTGGTGCTTCTTTACGTTTCTTGCCGGGGATGTATATTGATGAGAACATGTGGGTGCGCGAAGGGCAAACCGAAGTAATCCCCGGCACATCCGGCGAATATTACGTGGAAAACCAGGGATTTACCGTGGAATACCATGAGACGGAAGGTGAAGAGGAAGCTGCACCGTTAGAGGACACGTTCCGTACCGACGCTGTTTTACATCAACCGGATGAAGACGCACCAGTAGGGGTGGACCAGGAACTGGAAGAAGTAGACCAGCATGCCATTGAAGTCAATGACGCCTTTCATTTTGATGATTACTCCCTTTACCAGGTCGATTATAAACTAGACGAATTAAAGGAAATGAGCTTCGATGTGGAAGATACGGAAACGGATGAAACCGTAGGTTCGTTTACGGTGGACTTAAACAATCCGGACGATGGTTACGAGCTTGAAAATAATGAAAATGTCCGTATCCATAGTTACTTTCCTAACTTTGATATCAGTGAAGATGGAGTCCCTACGACGGAAAATGACGTTCCGGACAACCCCGGGTTTATTTTCGAAATGACGAATCCGGACACGGGAGATTTGGAACATACGTTTGTGGGTATACAAGCCAATTACAATGTGAGTCCAAATCAAGAAGAGAATCGTTACGCATTTACGTTTGGCGGTTTTGACACCAACCACGTAACCGGTTTGACGGTGCGAAAAGATGAAACACTGCCGTTTCTCATTGCCGGAGGCGCGATTTTCATGATTGGGCTTGTGCAAGGATCTTATTGGCCGCATCGCCGAATTTGGTTGCAGCGACAAAAAGACGGGGAGATTTGGCTTGCCGGCCATACTAATAAAAACTGGGAATCATTGAAGAAAGATATTCATGCAGTGACGGAAGAGACGGAAGTAACGACACCGAAAGACCAAACGGATGAGGAAGATGAACAGCTCGCACATGAGAAAAAAGAAGATAACATCCAATCCTAA
- the ccsB gene encoding c-type cytochrome biogenesis protein CcsB — MEQLSMNLLGTAFFLFLAATIFYAVSVTGRKWRDKEGRMTGNNWGKLGYLSSILGVAAALGYFFTRWAYAGFAPVSNMFEYTAFFAITLSLAFVILYGIYRVNVLGLITMPIVMLMIAYASVFSTDVEPLQPSLQSHWLEIHVITTAIGQGILAVSFGAGLIYLLRTIDLKRKGMTKRTFGVEFIMYTLISVLAFVLVTNIFGAFDYEANFAYINEEGEPAEKLYELPPLFGPNEGELLTEERMQPWFEMPDWIVSDDLNTVVWAFGTGLILYGLVRLFTRRRVGALLQPLFKSVKPHTVDEISYRAIAIGFPVFALGGLIFAMIYAQIAWTRFWGWDPKEVWALVTFLFYAAYLHLRLNRSWHGEPSAWLAVIGFAIIIFNLIFVNLVIAGLHSYA; from the coding sequence ATGGAGCAATTGAGCATGAATCTGCTCGGCACGGCATTCTTCCTTTTTCTTGCAGCTACCATTTTTTATGCTGTGTCAGTAACGGGAAGAAAATGGCGGGATAAAGAGGGCCGGATGACCGGCAACAACTGGGGGAAATTGGGCTATCTTTCGTCTATTTTAGGCGTCGCGGCTGCCTTGGGGTATTTCTTCACCCGCTGGGCTTATGCCGGATTTGCCCCAGTCAGCAATATGTTTGAGTATACCGCGTTTTTTGCGATTACACTAAGTCTTGCATTTGTGATTTTATACGGGATTTACAGGGTAAATGTACTCGGCTTGATTACGATGCCGATCGTGATGCTCATGATCGCTTATGCATCTGTGTTTTCAACGGACGTGGAACCGCTGCAGCCCTCTTTGCAATCCCATTGGCTGGAAATTCACGTCATCACCACGGCCATCGGCCAAGGGATACTCGCGGTAAGTTTTGGGGCAGGTTTAATTTACCTGCTGCGAACGATCGATTTAAAGCGAAAAGGAATGACGAAACGAACGTTTGGCGTGGAATTCATTATGTACACGTTAATAAGTGTGCTTGCGTTCGTCCTCGTTACCAATATCTTTGGGGCTTTCGATTATGAAGCGAACTTTGCTTATATTAATGAGGAGGGCGAACCGGCGGAAAAACTTTATGAACTTCCTCCGCTTTTCGGCCCGAATGAAGGGGAACTTCTTACTGAAGAACGGATGCAGCCATGGTTTGAGATGCCGGATTGGATTGTAAGCGATGATCTTAACACGGTCGTATGGGCATTTGGAACCGGTTTGATTTTATATGGGCTCGTGCGTTTGTTTACCCGAAGGCGTGTCGGCGCGCTTTTACAGCCGCTGTTCAAGAGTGTTAAGCCGCACACGGTGGATGAAATCAGTTACCGTGCCATCGCGATCGGCTTTCCCGTTTTTGCGCTTGGAGGACTCATATTTGCGATGATCTATGCCCAAATTGCCTGGACAAGGTTTTGGGGCTGGGATCCGAAGGAAGTATGGGCGCTCGTTACGTTTCTTTTCTACGCAGCCTATCTTCATTTACGATTGAACCGAAGCTGGCACGGAGAACCTTCCGCTTGGCTGGCGGTTATTGGGTTCGCGATTATCATATTCAACCTGATATTCGTAAACCTTGTCATCGCTGGTCTACATTCGTATGCTTAA
- a CDS encoding response regulator transcription factor — MEETERILVVDDEARIRRLLRMYLERENYQVEEAENGEFALELAKETDYDLILLDLMMPGMDGIEVLQELRKIKATPVAILTAKGEESERVQGFEEGTDDYIVKPFSPREVILRVKALLRRASTTAYLHTDTQTKNILAFDQITIDHDAHRVTVDDEEVLLTPKEYELLHYLASTPDKVFSREQLLKDVWEYEFFGDLRTVDTHVKRLREKLNNISTEAGEMITTVWGIGYKFENSMNAK, encoded by the coding sequence ATGGAAGAAACCGAGAGAATCCTTGTTGTAGATGATGAAGCTCGTATTCGCCGATTGCTGCGTATGTATTTGGAACGTGAAAACTATCAAGTCGAGGAAGCGGAAAATGGGGAATTTGCCCTTGAGTTGGCAAAAGAAACAGACTATGACCTTATTTTACTTGATTTAATGATGCCCGGTATGGACGGGATTGAAGTGCTTCAAGAACTTCGGAAAATAAAAGCGACACCGGTTGCCATTTTAACGGCAAAAGGCGAAGAATCTGAACGCGTGCAAGGATTTGAAGAAGGAACCGATGACTACATTGTAAAACCCTTTAGTCCGAGGGAAGTTATTTTACGTGTGAAGGCATTGTTGCGCCGAGCGTCAACAACCGCTTATTTGCACACCGACACACAAACAAAAAATATTCTGGCGTTTGATCAGATAACCATTGATCATGACGCCCATCGTGTAACCGTTGATGACGAAGAAGTTTTGTTGACCCCGAAAGAGTATGAATTGCTGCATTATCTCGCCAGCACCCCCGATAAAGTATTTTCACGTGAACAGCTGCTAAAAGATGTGTGGGAATACGAGTTTTTCGGGGACCTTCGCACGGTCGATACACATGTAAAACGCTTGCGTGAAAAATTGAATAACATTTCAACGGAAGCGGGCGAAATGATCACGACTGTGTGGGGGATTGGTTATAAATTTGAGAACAGTATGAACGCAAAATGA